One genomic window of Arvicola amphibius chromosome 4, mArvAmp1.2, whole genome shotgun sequence includes the following:
- the Camta2 gene encoding calmodulin-binding transcription activator 2 isoform X4 → MGVHPLSIPGHLAEPAQRASSSFHLFPKRAEAQTGARAVVDGICTDSPSPRPLRPGVTLPPGTLTMNTKDTTEVAENSHHLKIFLPKKLLECLPRCPLLPPERLRWNTNEEIASYLITFEKHDEWLSCAPKTRPQNGSIILYNRKKVKYRKDGYLWKKRKDGKTTREDHMKLKVQGMENPDIVLVHYLNVPALEDCGKGCSPIFCSISSDRREWLKWSREELLGQLKPMFHGIKWSCGNGSEEFSVEQLVQQILDTHPTKPAPRTHACLCSGGLGSGSLTHKCSSTKHRIISPKVEPRALTLASISHSQPPEPPPLIAPLPPELPKAHTSPSSSSSSSSSSGFAEPLEIRPSPPTSRGSSSRGGTAILLLTGLEQRAGGLTPTRHLAPQAEPRPSVSVAMVVGSEPSAPPAPPSPAFDPDRFLNSPQRGQTYGGGQGVNPDFPEAEGTHIPCPALEPAAALEPQAAARGLPSQLGASGRRGNQFFIQDDDSGEELKGQGTVPPVPSPPPSSPSSPATLQPSGRVTRGEALFGGSGSASELEPFSLSSFPDLMGELISDEAPSVPAPTPQLSPALHTITDFSPEWSYPEGGVKVLITGPWTEAAEHYSCVFDHIAVPASLVQPGVLRCYCPAHEVGLVSLQVAGREGPLSASVLFEYRARRFLSLPSTQLDWLSLDDSQFRMSILERLEQMEKRMAEIAAAGQAPGQGPEAPPIQDEGQGPGFEARVVVLVESMIPRSTWRGPERLIHGSPFRGMSLLHLAAAQGYARLIETLSQWRSVETGSLDLEQEVDPLNVDHFSCTPLMWACALGHLEAAVLLFCWNRQALSIPDSLGRLPLSVAHSRGHVRLARCLEELQRQEPSVEHPLALSPPSSSPDTGLSSVSSPSELSDGTFSVTSAYSSAPDGSPPPAPLLASEITMEMIPGQLSSGAPETPLLFMDYEATNSKESVPSLSGLAVAQKDGAPPEDADSPPAVDVIPVDMISLAKQIIEATPERIKREDFSGFPEAGASPREQTGTVGLSETMSWLASYLENVDHFPSSAPTSELPLERGRLAIPPAPSWAEFLSASTSGKMESDFALLTLSDHEQRELYEAARVIQTAFRKYKGRRLKEQQEVAAAVIQRCYRKYKQFALYKKMTQAAILIQSKFRSYYEQKRFQQSRRAAVLIQQHYRSYRRRPGPAHRPSGPLPARNKGSFLTKKQDQAARKIMRFLRRCRHRMRELKQNQELEGLPQPGLAT, encoded by the exons GAGATCGCATCCTACCTGATCACCTTTGAGAAACATGATGAGTGGCTGTCCTGTGCCCCAAAGACAAG GCCTCAGAATGGCTCCATTATCCTCTACAACCGTAAGAAGGTAAAATACCGGAAGGATGGTTACCTTTGGAAGAAGCGGAAGGACGGGAAGACCACCCGAGAGGACCACATGAAACTCAAGGTCCAGGGCATGGAG AACCCTGACATCGTCCTCGTGCACTACCTGAACGTCCCGGCCCTAGAGGACTGTGGGAAGGGCTGTAGCCCCATCTTTTGTTCCATCAGTAGCGACCGGCGGGAGTGGCTGAAGTGGTCACGCGAGGAGCTATTGGGACAGCTAAAGCCCATGT TTCATGGCATCAAGTGGAGCTGTGGGAATGGGTCAGAGGAATTCTCTGTGGAACAGCTGGTGCAGCAGATCCTGGACACCCACCCAACCAAGCCAGCACCCCGAACCCATGCCTGTCTCTGCAGTGGGGGCCTTG GTTCCGGGAGCCTCACCCACAAATGCAGCAGCACCAAACACCGCATCATCTCTCCCAAAGTGGAGCCCCGAGCTTTGACCCTGGCTTCCATATCGCACTCCCAGCCCCCTGAACCTCCACCACTGATAGCGCCACTTCCTCCAGAGCTTCCCAAGGCACAtacctccccatcttcctcttcttcctcttcctcctcctcaggatTTGCAGAACCCCTAGAAATCAGACCTAGCCCTCCTACCTCTCGAGGGAGTTCGTCAAGAGGAGGCACTGCCATCCTCCTCCTAACAGGACTAGAGCAGCGTGCTGGGGGCCTGACACCCACCAGGCACTTGGCTCCCCAGGCTGAACCTAGACCTTCTGTGAGCGTGGCTATGGTTGTAGGCTCTGAACCTTCTGCCCCACCAGctcctcccagccctgccttTGACCCTGATCGTTTCCTCAACAGCCCCCAGAGGGGCCAGACATATGGAGGGGGCCAAGGAGTAAACCCAGACTTCCCTGAGGCAGAGGGCACTCATATTCCCTGTCCTGCCCTGGAACCTGCTGCTGCCCTGGAACCCCAGGCAGCTGCTCGAGGTCTCCCTTCACAGTTGGGAGCAAGTGGGAGAAGAGGAAACCAATTCTTTATCCAAGATGATGATAGTGGGGAGGAACTCAAGGGCCAGGGAACTGTGCCACCTGTACCTTCACCCCCTCCTTCATCCCCATCTTCACCTGCCACCTTGCAGCCATCAGGCAGGGTAACAAGAGGAGAAGCCTTGTTTGGGGGCTCTGGTAGCGCCAGTGAGCTAGAGCCCTTCAGTCTTTCGTCATTCCCAGACCTTATGGGCGAACTCATCAGTGATGAAGCTCCAAGCGTCCCAGCCCCAACCCCCCAGCTCTCTCCTGCTCTTCACACCATCACAGACTTTTCCCCAGAGTGGTCCTACCCAGAG GGTGGGGTCAAGGTGCTCATCACAGGCCCTTGGACGGAGGCCGCGGAGCATTACTCCTGTGTCTTTGACCACATCGCAGTGCCAGCCTCACTTGTCCAGCCTGGTGTCTTACGCTGCTACTGTCCTG CCCACGAGGTAGGGCTGGTGTCTTTGCAGGTGGCAGGGCGGGAGGGgcccctctctgcttctgtgctCTTTGAGTATCGAGCCCGCcgattcctgtctctgccttccacgCAGCTTGACTGGTTGTCACTGGATG ATAGCCAGTTCCGGATGTCCATCCTGGAGCGGCTGGAGCAAATGGAGAAGCGGATGGCAGAGATTGCAGCAGCTGGGCAGGCACCTGGCCAGGGTCCAGAGGCTCCTCCAATTCAG GATGAAGGCCAGGGCCCTGGTTTCGAGGCACGTGTGGTGGTCTTGGTAGAGAGCATGATCCCCCGGTCCACTTGGAGAGGTCCTGAACGTCTGATCCACGGAAGCCCCTTCCGGGGCATGAGCCTTTTGCATCTGGCTGCTGCCCAGGGCTATGCTCGACTCATTGAGACTCTGAGCCAGTGGCG GAGTGTGGAGACTGGAAGCTTGGACTTAGAGCAAGAGGTTGACCCACTCAACGTGGACCATTTCTCTTGCACCCCTCTG ATGTGGGCTTGTGCACTGGGACACTTAGAAGCTGCTGTGCTCCTTTTCTGTTGGAATCGACAAGCACTGAGCATTCCTGACTCCCTGGGCCGTCTGCCCCTATCTGTGGCTCATTCTCGGGGTCATGTGCGCCTTGCCCGCTGCCTtgaggaactgcagagacaggaGCCTTCAGTTGAGCACCCACttgctctctctccaccttcctccagCCCAGACACTG GTCTGAGCAGCGTCTCTTCACCCTCGGAGCTGTCAGATGGCACCTTCTCTGTCACATCAGCCTATTCAAGTGCCCCAGATGGTAGTCCTCCCCCTGCTCCTCTGCTGGCTTCTGAAATTACCATGGAGATGATTCCAGGCCAGCTTTCTTCCGGCGCCCCCGAGACACCCTTACTCTTTATGGACTACGAAGCCACTAACTCTAAAGAGTCTGTTCCCTCCCTTTCTGGGCTTGCAGTAGCCCAGAAGGATGGGGCTCCTCCAGAGGATGCTGACAGCCCACCAGCTGTGGATGTGATCCCG GTGGACATGATCTCACTAGCCAAGCAGATCATCGAAGCCACACCAGAGCGGATTAAACGAGAGGACTTCTcaggattccctgaagctggagcctCACCAAGGGAGCAGACAGGCACTGTGGGGCTCAGTGAGACCATGTCCTGGCTAGCCAGTTACCTGGAGAATGTGGACCATTTCCCCAGCTCAGCTCCTACTAG TGAACTGCCCTTGGAGCGAGGTCGCCTAGCTATCCCTCCAGCACCTTCCTGGGCAGAGTTCCTCTCTGCGTCTACCAGTGGCAAGATGGAAAGTGACTTTGCCCTGCTGACACTCTCAGATCATGAGCAGCGGGAACTGTACGAGGCGGCACGCGTCATCCAGACAGCCTTCCGAAAGTACAAG gGCCGGAGGTTGAAGGAGCAGCAGGAGGTGGCCGCAGCTGTGATTCAACGTTGTTATCGGAAGTACAAGCAG TTTGCACTCTATAAGAAGATGACTCAGGCGGCCATCCTGATTCAGAGCAAGTTCCGAAGCTACTATGAACAGAAGCGGTTTCAGCAGAGCCGCAGAGCGGCTGTACTTATCCAACAGCACTACCGCTCCTACCGCCGCAGGCCAGGGCCTGCTCACCGGCCCTCAGGCCCCCTGCCGGCCCGAAACAA GGGCTCCTTTCTTACCAAGAAGCAGGACCAGGCAGCCCGGAAGATAATGAGGTTCCTGCGGCGCTGCCGACACAG GATGAGGGAATTGAAGCAGAACCAGGAGCTGGAAGGGCTGCCCCAGCCAGGACTGGCCACCTGA